The sequence CGTTTCTTTGAAACCATCAGGGTTCACCAGGTCACTGAGATCCACCACCGCATTCCGCACTTTGAAAGAGAAATCTTTCAATCCTGCTATATGAAAAGAGGGCAAATCTATCCCGGCGATAATATCATTCAAATCGGCAACATGTACCTGTAAAACCGCTTTTAATTTTTCTTCCAATGGATCCTCCGGCGTCAGCCACCCTTTATCAAATTCAAATACAGCGCTTAAATTAGCCCCATTAAAGCCATTGCAATCCCATTCTATATAATTACGCCCATCACCAGGAAAAACGAGATCTACATGCTCATTGACAGCAACCTGCTGATCCTTCAGTAATACCAGTCTGGTAGCACCAGATACGCCTATCCCTCCGGGTGTAAAAGCAATATCTCTCCCGCCGAAAATCAGCTCTTGTTCTGTACCGGGAAAAGGAAATCTGAAATAGGCATTCAGGTAAGCACCTGTAGGCGTGAACCGTGCACTGTCAATCGCAATGACATAGATCCTGCCATTGATTTCGCGGACAAGACCCACCGGCAAGCGACCCATTTCCTGCGTGCCAAGTGCGCTGACATAGCGCCCGCTATCCTGTATTTCTTTGAATATACCTGCTACGTAGTTTGTATCCGACGCCAGGGATATGGCGGGGGAAAACAGACATAGGATCACCAACCACAATTGCTGTAGTACAGGTATAGGGTTATCATTAAATCTCATTATTATCAGGTTTCAAACAACATTCTGAATATATGATTATTTCAGCATAACAAAATATTTAATTATTTCTAAAAAAGTCTTATGATCAAGTTTGCGTAGCCGCTGCTGATATTTTATATGAAGTACAACGTTGAATTGATTAACTAACAAAAGTCAAGTAGATTCCCTCCTCCAGTGCTGACATTTGTGCTATCAAAACAAAACAACAATGGCACAAAAGAATTTAGCACTCGTATCCGGCGCAAACGGTCACTTAGGCAACAACCTCGTAAGACTCCTTATTAAAAAAGGCATCCCTGTCAGGGCAACCGTCAGAAATATCAATAACAAACCCCCTTTCCACGGCCTCGACTGTGAAGTCGTTCAAGCCGACATTACCAACAAAGCCTCTTTTGTTAAAGCCTTACAAGGCGTTGAAACGTTCTACGCCGTAGGCGCCTCCTTTAAACTCTGGGCAAAAGATCCCAAAAAAGAAATCTACGATGTAAATATGAATGGCACCCGCAACACGATCGAAGCCGCTGCTGCCGCAGGTGTAAAGCGAATCATATACGTCAGCTCCATCGCCGCGCTCAATTATAATAACCTCCCCACCAAAGAAAGCAATGGCTACAATCCCGACCGCCGCGACATGTATTACAACTCTAAAAACGACGGCGAAATACTGGCTTTTCAATTGGCAAAAGAACTTGGTGTAGAACTCGTTTCTGTTATGCCATCTGCTATGATCGGCAGCGATGCCTTCCTGCCACTGAACGTATCTTATGGTGTTTTGAAACTCATTCTGAATAAACAGATCCCCATGGATACCCGCATCACCTTGAACTGGGTTGATGTGAAAGACGTTGCCGAAGGCTGTATCCTCGCTGCTCAAAATGGCAGACCAGGTGAACGTTACATACTGGCGAATGAACAATGCATGACCATTACCGATACGACCAGACTGGCACAGGAATTATATCCTGCACTAAATCTTAAAATCCCCGGCTCGGTCCCCAAATTCATGCTCTTCGCCATCGCAGGTATCATGGAGTTCTCCGCCCGTATGAGCAATAAAGCACCTGTACTGACAAGAAAAGATATCGCCATGTTCTCTGGTTTACAACAGAACTTCGACATCTCCAAAGCCAGAAAGGAACTGGGTTTTAATCCCAAATCACCTAATCAGGCAGTAACGGAAGCTTTAGCTTATCTCATGGAACACAAGGAATTATTGTAACTTTGGATATGCATAAAAAATTGCTGGAATACATCGCTTCTAATATAACCTTCCAGAAAAAGGATATAGCACTGATAGAAAAATATTTCGAACCAGTGCTATATCCTAAAAACCGGATATTGGAAGAAGAAGGAAAGATACCCCTGTATCTTTACTACATCGTATCCGGCTATCTACGGCTCTTTCATTACAATGAAAACGGAGATGAGGTGACCTCACATATTAATTGTCCCCCGGGATTTTTCACCTCTTATTTCAATTTTATTAATCAGACAAGATCGGACGAAAATGTGGAGTGCGTAACTGATTGCGAACTACTGAGAATTACCAGGGAAGACCTGGATCTATTGACGGCCGAAAGCGAAATAATGAAGGACTTTAGTATCCGGGTATTCCAACAGTCCATCACCTATAATGAGAACCGGTCTAAGGAACTGGCTACCCTTACCGCAGAACAACGGTATGTAAAACTGATCAACAACTACCCGGATATTCTGCATAATGTTCCGGTTCAATACATTGCATCCTTTCTTGGTATGAAGGCCGAAAGCCTGAGCCGCATCAGGAGAAAACTGAGTAAATCATAACTGCCCATCACAATTTATGATATTTCATAAATGCGTATATCAAATTCACGAAATACCGTAACGTTTATCCCTACCCATTTTCCACAACTTACTCATTGGCAAACCATTGTTAATATGGCATAGTATTCGCCAACCCCGTTGCCAGAAATAACCAATATTCTTATGATGAAAACCTTTCTCACCACTGGGCTACTGCTTGCCCTTTTATCTGGCTGTACAAAAAAAGAATTGAGTGAAAAAGCCCCCACTGTTGCAGCAGCTGACGCTGCCAGCTCTCCTGTCGGAGATGTGGTCGGCAAAGTGACCGTTGGCTACCAGGGATGGTTCAATGCTCCCGGCGATGGCTCTGCCGTAAACAGATGGACCCACCAAAACCTGGATATGTGGCCGGATATGCGTGAATATGAAATCACCTATGCCAGCACTTTTCCCAACCTTGCAAATGGAGATACTGCAAAGATGTTCTCTTCTTATGACCAGGCAACTGTAAACACACACTTCAGATGGATGCAGGAAAACGGTATTGATGCCGCGGCACTCCAGCGTTTCTCCGGCGAACTGGCTGATCCGGCTTTTAAATCCATGCGTGATAACATGGCGCAAAAAGTAAGAACGGCAGCAGAACTCACCGGCCGTAAGTTTTATATCATGTACGATGTTTCGGGCGACGCCAACATGCAGGAACGTTTAAAATCTGACTTTACCAATACCATTCTCGGTACATTAAATTTGCTCTCCTCTCCTGCTTATGCCAAACAAAATGGTAAACCTGTGATCTGCATTTTTGGGATGGGCTACCAGGGTGCACCTGCCCCAGGTCCCGGCGATTCTGCACAATGCCTGGATGTGATCAGCTGGTTCAAAGATCAGGGCTGCTATGTAATTGGTAGTGTGCCGATGGACTGGCGTACACCAAATGTGTTTTCACGGAGCAACTTTACCAGCGTATACAATTCATTCAATATGCTGGCGCCATGGGCTGTCGCTGCACAAGTGGGATCTACTTATCAACCCTGGATCCAGGGAGATTTTGATTACTGCGAAGCACATGGCATGGATTATCAACCTATCGCCTATCCAGGATTTTCTTTCCATAATTCGAATGCTGGCAATCCATTAAATGAAGTGCCAAGAAATCATGGTGACTTCATGTGGGCACAGGTTGCCGTGATGAAACAGGTTGGCGTACATAGCCTGTACATTGCCATGTTCGATGAGGTGAATGAAGGTACTGCCATTTTCAAAGTAGCAGAGAATGCCTCTCAGACACCTGTAAATACCAGCTTTGTGAACCTGGATCAGGATGGTGTAGCGGTGTCTTCTGACTTCTATCTTAGATTGGTGAATGATGCAGGTAAAATGATCAAAGGTGAAACTCCTTACCAGGCCACGCATCCTACACAACATATCATTGGTGGCAGTGGTCCGCTGGTTGATGGTACCTATAAGATCATTAACCGTAACAGTAACCTTTCGCTGGATGCAACAGGTCAGGGTACGGCCAATGAAACGGCGATACAGCAGTATACTTATAGCGGTGGTACCAATCAGCAATGGACGATCACAAGTGTAGGTGGTGATCATTATAAAATAATTGGTGTGCAGAGTGGCAGAGCACTGGATATTAAAGGGCAATCTTTATTGGATGGTGCCGGTCTGCAATTGTATGATTACAATGGTGGCGCGAACCAGCAGTTTATTCTTTCTCCTGCTACAGGTGGGTATTTTACCATTCAGGGTGTGCAGAGTGGGAAGTTACTGGAAGTACCGGCGTTCTCTACTACAGCAGGTACAAAAATAGAGCAGTACCAGGCGAATAATGGCGCGAACCAACAGTGGATCATTACTAAATTATAAAGAGCATACCTCTTCTTTTTCTGCAACACCCTGTAAGGACGATTACAATTTATAAAGACCAATTTTAAAAGGTCATTTCAAATTAACCTAACTCATGCTACGGAATTATATCCTAATATTGCTCACCCTTCTCCTCGGTGCCTGCACCCCGAAGGGCGCAAATGACAACAATATGCTCAGAGCAGATCAATTAGCTTACGCGGCTCCCGCTACAGGTTATGGTAGTCTGAAAGATTCCAATATCCTTTACTTTGGCAGATGGGATTTCAGTGATAGCACGAAATTCAATGCCTACTGGGGAGGTGCTTATATCAAGGTGAACTTTACAGGAACTACGGTAAA is a genomic window of Chitinophaga sp. LS1 containing:
- a CDS encoding NAD-dependent epimerase/dehydratase family protein; protein product: MAQKNLALVSGANGHLGNNLVRLLIKKGIPVRATVRNINNKPPFHGLDCEVVQADITNKASFVKALQGVETFYAVGASFKLWAKDPKKEIYDVNMNGTRNTIEAAAAAGVKRIIYVSSIAALNYNNLPTKESNGYNPDRRDMYYNSKNDGEILAFQLAKELGVELVSVMPSAMIGSDAFLPLNVSYGVLKLILNKQIPMDTRITLNWVDVKDVAEGCILAAQNGRPGERYILANEQCMTITDTTRLAQELYPALNLKIPGSVPKFMLFAIAGIMEFSARMSNKAPVLTRKDIAMFSGLQQNFDISKARKELGFNPKSPNQAVTEALAYLMEHKELL
- a CDS encoding Crp/Fnr family transcriptional regulator, coding for MHKKLLEYIASNITFQKKDIALIEKYFEPVLYPKNRILEEEGKIPLYLYYIVSGYLRLFHYNENGDEVTSHINCPPGFFTSYFNFINQTRSDENVECVTDCELLRITREDLDLLTAESEIMKDFSIRVFQQSITYNENRSKELATLTAEQRYVKLINNYPDILHNVPVQYIASFLGMKAESLSRIRRKLSKS
- a CDS encoding RICIN domain-containing protein; protein product: MMKTFLTTGLLLALLSGCTKKELSEKAPTVAAADAASSPVGDVVGKVTVGYQGWFNAPGDGSAVNRWTHQNLDMWPDMREYEITYASTFPNLANGDTAKMFSSYDQATVNTHFRWMQENGIDAAALQRFSGELADPAFKSMRDNMAQKVRTAAELTGRKFYIMYDVSGDANMQERLKSDFTNTILGTLNLLSSPAYAKQNGKPVICIFGMGYQGAPAPGPGDSAQCLDVISWFKDQGCYVIGSVPMDWRTPNVFSRSNFTSVYNSFNMLAPWAVAAQVGSTYQPWIQGDFDYCEAHGMDYQPIAYPGFSFHNSNAGNPLNEVPRNHGDFMWAQVAVMKQVGVHSLYIAMFDEVNEGTAIFKVAENASQTPVNTSFVNLDQDGVAVSSDFYLRLVNDAGKMIKGETPYQATHPTQHIIGGSGPLVDGTYKIINRNSNLSLDATGQGTANETAIQQYTYSGGTNQQWTITSVGGDHYKIIGVQSGRALDIKGQSLLDGAGLQLYDYNGGANQQFILSPATGGYFTIQGVQSGKLLEVPAFSTTAGTKIEQYQANNGANQQWIITKL